A window from Bordetella petrii encodes these proteins:
- a CDS encoding ATP synthase subunit I: MQSLVEQNPVLTDADRAALDAQACRGLLWVLAAQGAMGLAAAAIAGIIAGAAAGLSALAGAGAYFIPNALFALRLLINVLKSGRTSPVTFFLGEMVKLLMTALLLWLLSRVAQGWLVWPAVLLGLILTLKGYLVLLLFRKLS, from the coding sequence ATGCAAAGCCTGGTGGAACAGAATCCGGTGCTTACCGATGCCGATCGCGCGGCACTCGATGCCCAGGCTTGCCGGGGGCTCTTGTGGGTATTGGCGGCGCAGGGCGCCATGGGGCTCGCAGCGGCAGCAATTGCAGGGATCATTGCGGGTGCGGCGGCAGGGTTGTCGGCGTTGGCGGGGGCGGGGGCGTATTTCATACCCAATGCGTTGTTTGCATTGCGCCTGCTCATCAACGTCCTCAAGTCGGGCCGAACCAGCCCCGTTACTTTTTTCCTCGGCGAGATGGTCAAGCTGCTCATGACGGCACTGCTGTTGTGGCTGCTGTCGCGTGTGGCGCAAGGCTGGCTGGTGTGGCCGGCGGTGCTGCTCGGGCTGATCCTCACGCTGAAGGGCTATCTCGTGCTGTTGCTGTTCCGCAAGTTGTCGTAG
- a CDS encoding DUF1254 domain-containing protein has product MHNRPFPLTRRWPRALLAGALAAGFACAALAQPRPSMRLVSETPTAASSPAVTAEELRDIAVDAYLYAYPMVLMEATRRASTQVQTPLAGKAPMNQFGHRTVFPDPGATDVAWPSTDMLYSSLWFDVSRQPLIVRVPASGGRYYALSLLDMWTDEFASRGTRTTGNGEQTFAIVGPHWQGTAPIGADVVRSPTGMGWLIARIQTGGPNEYGAVNQFQAGMTASPMAAPPPALVTPPRRGAAKPATWPQSPASPGYVPVGAAPMLPPPVSSVTWNAQGSPGQQVAAMDPATFFTVFSELLAANPPHANDNAILSRMRRIGLAGPQPFSYSRLDPVVQQALADARPVAGRRIADAVAQLGKPMNGWSTVLHGIGTYGTDYTRRAAIAYAGLGANTPQDALYPVTTIDDDGELLRSDEEYVLHFDKGQLPPVNASWSLILYNADQGLAANSIGRYALRSTDPLRYNADGSLDIYIQRDDPGPRKAANWLPAPHQGNFMLNMRLYWPKDIALDGHWAPPPVKED; this is encoded by the coding sequence ATGCATAACCGTCCATTTCCCCTCACACGCCGCTGGCCCCGGGCCCTGCTGGCCGGCGCGCTGGCCGCCGGCTTTGCCTGCGCCGCCCTGGCCCAGCCGCGGCCCTCGATGCGGCTGGTGTCCGAAACCCCGACGGCCGCGTCCAGCCCCGCCGTTACCGCCGAAGAATTGCGCGACATCGCGGTCGACGCCTACCTCTACGCTTATCCGATGGTGCTGATGGAGGCGACGCGGCGGGCCTCGACCCAGGTGCAGACACCGCTGGCGGGCAAGGCGCCCATGAATCAGTTCGGCCACCGCACGGTGTTTCCGGATCCCGGCGCCACCGACGTGGCCTGGCCCAGCACCGACATGCTGTATTCCAGCCTCTGGTTCGACGTTTCGCGCCAGCCGCTGATCGTGCGCGTGCCCGCCTCGGGCGGCCGCTACTACGCGCTGTCGCTGCTCGACATGTGGACCGACGAGTTCGCCTCGCGCGGCACCCGCACCACCGGCAATGGCGAGCAAACCTTCGCCATCGTCGGCCCGCACTGGCAGGGCACCGCGCCGATCGGCGCGGATGTCGTGCGCAGCCCCACCGGCATGGGATGGCTGATCGCCCGCATCCAGACTGGCGGGCCCAACGAATATGGCGCCGTCAACCAGTTTCAGGCCGGCATGACTGCCTCGCCGATGGCGGCGCCGCCGCCCGCGCTGGTCACCCCGCCGCGCCGCGGCGCGGCCAAGCCGGCCACCTGGCCGCAAAGCCCGGCCAGCCCCGGCTACGTGCCGGTGGGCGCGGCCCCGATGCTGCCGCCCCCGGTCTCGTCGGTTACCTGGAACGCCCAGGGCTCGCCCGGCCAGCAGGTGGCCGCCATGGACCCGGCCACGTTCTTCACGGTGTTCTCGGAACTGCTGGCCGCCAATCCGCCGCACGCCAACGACAATGCGATCCTGTCGCGCATGCGCCGCATCGGCCTGGCGGGCCCGCAGCCCTTTTCGTACAGCCGCCTCGACCCGGTGGTGCAGCAGGCGCTGGCCGACGCGCGTCCCGTGGCGGGGCGCCGCATCGCCGATGCGGTTGCCCAGTTGGGCAAGCCCATGAACGGCTGGAGCACGGTGCTGCATGGCATCGGCACCTACGGCACCGATTACACCCGCCGCGCCGCCATCGCCTATGCCGGGCTGGGCGCCAACACGCCGCAGGACGCGCTGTACCCGGTCACCACCATCGATGACGACGGCGAGCTGCTGCGCAGCGACGAAGAGTACGTGCTGCATTTCGACAAGGGGCAATTGCCGCCGGTCAATGCGTCGTGGTCCCTGATCCTGTACAACGCCGATCAGGGCCTGGCCGCCAACTCCATCGGCCGTTACGCGCTGCGCAGCACCGATCCCCTGCGATACAACGCCGACGGCTCGCTGGACATCTACATCCAGCGCGATGACCCGGGCCCGCGCAAGGCGGCCAACTGGCTGCCCGCGCCGCACCAGGGCAACTTCATGCTCAACATGCGGCTGTACTGGCCCAAAGACATCGCCCTCGATGGCCATTGGGCGCCGCCGCCAGTCAAAGAAGACTGA
- a CDS encoding enoyl-CoA hydratase yields MSESFVLVETRGRVGLLTLNRPKALNALNDQLMNELGAALLAFEADDGIGAVVITGSEKAFAAGADIGAMKDWSYMDVYGSEYITRNWETLKRIRKPVIAAVSGYALGGGCELAMMCDIIIAADTARFGQPEIKLGVIPGAGGTQRLPRAVGKAKAMDLALTARMMGAEEAERAGLVSRVVPADKLMDEALEAATVIASMSLPSVMMAKECVNRAFESSLNEGLLFERRVFHSLFGTEDQKEGMAAFMEKRPPAFRHK; encoded by the coding sequence ATGAGCGAATCGTTTGTGCTGGTCGAAACCCGTGGACGCGTCGGGCTGCTGACGCTGAACCGCCCCAAGGCGCTCAATGCGCTCAATGACCAGCTCATGAATGAGCTGGGCGCCGCGCTGCTGGCTTTCGAAGCCGACGACGGCATCGGCGCGGTGGTCATCACGGGCAGCGAGAAGGCGTTCGCCGCCGGCGCAGACATCGGCGCCATGAAAGATTGGTCTTATATGGACGTCTATGGCAGCGAATACATCACCCGCAACTGGGAAACCCTCAAGCGCATCCGCAAGCCCGTCATCGCGGCCGTGTCCGGCTACGCCCTGGGCGGCGGCTGCGAGCTCGCCATGATGTGCGACATCATCATCGCCGCCGACACCGCCCGGTTCGGCCAGCCGGAAATCAAGCTGGGCGTCATTCCCGGCGCCGGCGGCACGCAGCGCCTGCCCCGCGCGGTGGGCAAGGCCAAGGCCATGGACCTGGCCCTCACCGCCCGCATGATGGGCGCCGAAGAAGCCGAGCGGGCCGGGCTGGTATCGCGCGTGGTCCCGGCCGACAAGCTGATGGACGAAGCCCTCGAGGCCGCCACTGTCATTGCCTCGATGTCGCTGCCCTCGGTCATGATGGCCAAGGAATGCGTCAACCGCGCCTTCGAGTCGTCGCTGAACGAAGGGCTGCTGTTCGAGCGCCGCGTGTTCCATTCGCTGTTCGGCACCGAAGACCAGAAAGAAGGCATGGCCGCCTTCATGGAAAAGCGCCCGCCGGCTTTCCGGCACAAGTAA
- a CDS encoding M61 family metallopeptidase: protein MDTPVIYRLEPSDPAGHRYRITLTVPQPDPDGQRLALPAWIPGSYLIRDFSRQVETLQARSAGRPVAVTKLDNHTWQAAPCAGPLQIDYTVYAWDLSVRGAHLDEAHGFFNGTSVFLRVEGRENAPCLLDLAPPRGIAGWKVYTSLPEARGHAGAARRHGFGLYRAPDYDALIDHPVEMGTPQVARFTAHGAEHELVFTGVAPRLDLSRIAADARRICEAQIAFFEPRSKRAPFLDSSDRYVFMTMVVGDGHGGLEHRASTALMASRKDLPVLGQQGQGEGYRGFLGLVSHEYFHTWNVKRIKPAAFAPYHLQQPDLTRLLWVFEGFTSYYDDLMLLRAGAIGLTDYLRLLAKTITSVARSPGRRKQSVAESSFDAWTRYYKQDENSPNALVSYYTKGALVALGLDLTIRRESGGARSLDDVMRLLWQRYGRDFYRGKAQGLPEDALPALVREATGVDVRRFVARHAYGTADVPLAELLAPHGVGLHWKPTVNIPSLDVRTRKQGDALALATVLEGGAAHKGGLSAGDVLVAVDGLRVDAPAGLELLLAQYRAGDRVTVHVFRRDELRAFTVRLAAPAALDCVLSVK, encoded by the coding sequence ATGGACACCCCCGTAATTTACCGCCTAGAGCCCAGCGACCCCGCCGGCCATCGCTACCGCATCACCCTGACCGTGCCGCAGCCGGACCCCGACGGCCAGCGGCTGGCATTGCCGGCCTGGATTCCCGGCAGCTACCTGATCCGCGATTTCTCGCGCCAGGTCGAGACCTTGCAGGCACGGTCGGCCGGCCGCCCGGTCGCCGTCACCAAGCTCGACAACCACACCTGGCAAGCCGCGCCCTGCGCCGGCCCGCTGCAGATCGACTACACCGTCTACGCCTGGGACCTGTCCGTGCGCGGTGCGCACCTGGACGAGGCTCACGGCTTTTTCAACGGCACCAGTGTGTTCCTGCGGGTAGAGGGCCGCGAAAACGCGCCCTGCCTGCTGGACCTGGCCCCGCCGCGCGGCATTGCCGGCTGGAAGGTCTACACCAGCCTGCCCGAGGCGCGCGGCCACGCCGGCGCGGCCCGCCGGCACGGCTTCGGCCTGTACCGGGCCCCCGACTACGACGCGCTGATCGACCACCCCGTGGAAATGGGCACGCCCCAGGTGGCCCGCTTTACCGCGCACGGCGCCGAGCACGAACTGGTCTTCACCGGCGTGGCGCCCCGCCTCGACCTGAGCCGCATCGCCGCCGACGCGCGCCGCATCTGCGAAGCCCAGATCGCCTTCTTCGAGCCGCGCAGCAAGCGTGCGCCCTTCCTGGACAGCAGCGACCGCTATGTATTCATGACCATGGTGGTGGGCGACGGGCACGGTGGCCTGGAACACCGCGCCAGCACCGCGCTGATGGCGTCGCGCAAAGACCTGCCGGTGCTGGGCCAGCAAGGCCAGGGCGAGGGCTATCGCGGCTTTCTGGGGCTGGTCAGCCATGAATACTTCCATACCTGGAACGTCAAGCGCATCAAGCCGGCCGCCTTCGCGCCCTACCATCTGCAGCAGCCCGACCTGACGCGGCTGCTGTGGGTGTTCGAGGGCTTCACGTCGTACTACGACGACCTGATGCTGCTGCGCGCGGGCGCCATCGGCCTGACCGACTACCTGCGCCTGCTGGCCAAAACGATTACCAGCGTGGCGCGTTCGCCGGGGCGCCGCAAGCAGTCGGTGGCCGAAAGCTCGTTCGATGCCTGGACCCGCTACTACAAGCAGGACGAGAACTCGCCCAACGCGCTGGTCAGCTACTACACCAAGGGCGCGCTGGTGGCGCTGGGGCTGGACCTGACCATCCGGCGCGAGTCCGGCGGCGCGCGCTCGCTGGACGATGTCATGCGGCTGCTGTGGCAGCGCTACGGCCGCGATTTCTATCGCGGCAAGGCGCAGGGCCTGCCCGAAGACGCCCTGCCCGCGCTGGTCCGCGAAGCCACCGGCGTGGATGTGCGGCGCTTCGTGGCGCGCCACGCCTACGGCACGGCCGACGTGCCGCTGGCCGAATTGCTGGCGCCGCACGGCGTCGGCCTGCACTGGAAGCCCACGGTCAACATCCCGTCGCTGGATGTGCGCACGCGCAAACAGGGCGATGCCCTGGCGCTGGCCACGGTGCTCGAGGGCGGCGCGGCCCACAAAGGCGGCCTGTCGGCCGGCGATGTGCTGGTGGCGGTCGACGGGCTGCGCGTGGATGCGCCGGCCGGGCTGGAGCTGCTGCTGGCGCAATACCGCGCCGGCGACCGCGTGACGGTGCACGTGTTCCGCCGCGACGAACTGCGCGCCTTCACTGTGCGGCTGGCCGCGCCGGCGGCGCTGGACTGCGTGCTGTCGGTAAAGTAG
- a CDS encoding NAD(P)/FAD-dependent oxidoreductase, translating into MQQYDAVIVGGGPAGASCAIWLARLGLAPLLVEAGPRLGGLGNDNPFADDWIAVLPGVTGQQVAANIASSVRAAGVPARLGTAARQARRAEGGFEVDLDAGGAGATVRGRALVIASGVRARGLPDHPADAAWPGVFVGPGSSIMAHDYTGLSVAVLGGGDNAYENFVYVRNRGARSVHLYARSVRAQQQWVSRAGRDGVRVGPYRVDPAARTVDGQAYDVILVFYGWEPQAAFADGLGLQRDPRGYIRTDAATAEASVSGVYGIGEVAHRMHPCVVTSLADGVVAAKAIQRHWERGAG; encoded by the coding sequence ATGCAGCAATACGACGCAGTGATCGTGGGCGGCGGCCCGGCCGGGGCCTCGTGCGCCATCTGGCTGGCCCGGCTGGGCCTGGCGCCGCTGCTGGTCGAGGCCGGGCCGCGCCTGGGCGGGCTGGGCAACGACAATCCGTTCGCCGACGATTGGATCGCCGTGCTGCCCGGCGTTACCGGCCAGCAGGTGGCCGCCAATATCGCCAGCAGCGTGCGGGCCGCCGGTGTACCGGCGCGCCTGGGCACGGCCGCGCGGCAGGCGCGGCGCGCCGAGGGCGGTTTCGAAGTCGATCTGGACGCCGGCGGGGCCGGCGCCACTGTCCGGGGGCGGGCCCTGGTAATCGCCTCGGGCGTGCGCGCGCGCGGCCTGCCGGACCACCCCGCCGACGCCGCCTGGCCCGGCGTGTTCGTGGGGCCGGGCTCGTCCATCATGGCGCACGACTACACCGGCCTGTCGGTGGCCGTGCTGGGCGGCGGCGACAACGCCTATGAAAACTTCGTCTATGTGCGCAACCGGGGCGCGCGCAGCGTGCATCTGTACGCCCGCAGCGTGCGCGCCCAGCAGCAATGGGTGTCGCGGGCCGGCCGCGACGGCGTGCGGGTCGGCCCCTACCGGGTCGATCCCGCGGCGCGCACGGTGGATGGGCAGGCCTATGACGTGATTCTGGTGTTCTACGGCTGGGAGCCGCAGGCCGCGTTTGCCGACGGCCTGGGCCTGCAGCGCGACCCGCGCGGGTATATACGCACCGATGCCGCCACGGCCGAGGCCAGCGTGTCCGGCGTCTACGGCATCGGCGAGGTCGCCCACCGCATGCACCCCTGCGTGGTGACTTCGCTGGCCGATGGCGTGGTGGCCGCCAAGGCCATCCAGCGCCACTGGGAGCGCGGCGCCGGCTGA
- the folB gene encoding dihydroneopterin aldolase has product MPTRRIILSGLALDARIGILEHERRATQPLHIDAEFDVDITRSVDDHDIHSVLDYRRLREAIVEECTQAHVNLIETLTERVAARLLRDFDEVRALRLRISKPMAFSDCAAVGVEIQLNRQAG; this is encoded by the coding sequence ATGCCTACACGCCGCATCATCCTTTCCGGACTGGCGCTGGATGCCCGCATCGGCATTCTCGAACACGAGCGCAGGGCCACCCAGCCGCTGCACATCGATGCCGAGTTCGACGTGGACATCACCCGCAGCGTCGATGACCACGACATCCACAGCGTGCTCGACTACCGGCGGCTGCGCGAGGCCATTGTCGAAGAATGCACCCAGGCGCACGTGAACCTGATCGAAACGCTGACCGAACGGGTCGCGGCCCGCCTGCTGCGCGATTTCGACGAGGTACGCGCGCTGCGGCTGCGCATCAGCAAGCCCATGGCGTTCTCGGACTGCGCCGCAGTGGGCGTGGAAATCCAGCTCAATCGCCAGGCCGGCTGA
- the ttcA gene encoding tRNA 2-thiocytidine(32) synthetase TtcA, producing MQDLIDTPIAARTPAEEKIRHEGNKLSKRLARETTRAIADYNMIEAGDRVMVCLSGGKDSYALLDILLSLRKRAPFSFDIVAVNLDQKQPGFPPDVLPAYLTSLGVPFHIETQDTYSIVTRVIPEGKTMCSLCSRLRRGILYRVAGELGATKIALGHHRDDILATFFLNLFYGGKAKAMPPKLVSDDGRHTVIRPLAYVPEHDLVAYARFKQFPIIPCNLCGSQENLKRQEVARMIRDWDRQHPGRSWNVFNALSRVVPSHLMDRDLFDFAGLKPSGVPDANGDTAFDPVDPEDPQAEAGGACADGPAGGDSAMTEQKVVFARL from the coding sequence ATGCAAGACCTTATCGACACCCCCATCGCCGCGCGCACGCCGGCCGAAGAAAAAATCCGCCACGAAGGCAACAAGCTGTCCAAGCGGCTGGCGCGCGAAACCACCCGCGCCATCGCCGACTACAACATGATCGAAGCGGGCGACCGGGTCATGGTGTGCCTGTCGGGCGGCAAGGATTCCTACGCGCTGCTGGACATCCTGCTCAGCCTGCGCAAGCGCGCGCCGTTCTCGTTCGACATCGTGGCGGTCAACCTGGACCAGAAGCAGCCCGGCTTTCCGCCCGATGTGCTGCCCGCCTACCTGACGTCGCTGGGCGTGCCTTTCCATATCGAGACGCAGGACACGTATTCGATCGTGACCCGCGTGATACCCGAAGGCAAGACCATGTGCTCGCTGTGCTCGCGGCTGCGGCGCGGCATTCTGTACCGCGTGGCGGGCGAACTGGGCGCCACCAAGATCGCCCTGGGCCACCACCGCGACGACATCCTGGCCACGTTCTTCCTGAACCTGTTCTACGGCGGCAAGGCCAAGGCCATGCCGCCCAAGCTGGTCTCGGACGACGGCCGCCACACCGTGATCCGGCCGCTGGCCTACGTGCCCGAACACGACCTGGTGGCGTATGCCCGGTTCAAGCAGTTTCCGATCATTCCGTGCAATCTGTGCGGCTCGCAGGAAAACCTGAAGCGCCAGGAAGTGGCGCGCATGATCCGCGACTGGGACCGCCAGCACCCGGGCCGTTCCTGGAACGTATTCAATGCCCTGTCGCGCGTCGTGCCATCGCACCTGATGGACCGCGACCTGTTCGACTTCGCGGGGCTGAAGCCGTCGGGCGTGCCGGACGCCAACGGCGACACGGCGTTCGATCCGGTCGATCCGGAAGATCCGCAAGCCGAAGCGGGCGGCGCCTGTGCCGACGGCCCTGCCGGCGGCGACTCGGCCATGACGGAACAGAAAGTGGTGTTTGCCAGACTGTAG
- a CDS encoding NAD(P)-dependent oxidoreductase, whose amino-acid sequence MKVALLDDYHGVAERYADWAALGPRVQVQSFRDYLPEGERAGALQPFDVIVAMRERTPFPAQLVEALPRLRLLVTTGLRNLAIDMDACTRQGIVVCGAPGSADANTATAELAWAHILALFKNLVTEDANMRRGLWQTGMPQPLAGKCLGVLGLGKLGTAVAQVGKAFGMQVQAWSPNLTAERAEAAGVEFVPKHELFANADVISVHLILSDRTRNVVDAAALAAMKPTAFLVNTSRAGLVDQPALLDALRKGRIAGAGLDVYAEEPLPPTDTLRALDNVVLTPHLGYVSPENFTAFYRSALEAVKAWMAGQPVRVLNA is encoded by the coding sequence ATCAAGGTTGCCCTGCTCGACGACTACCACGGCGTGGCCGAGCGCTACGCCGACTGGGCCGCGCTGGGCCCGCGGGTCCAGGTGCAGTCGTTTCGCGATTACCTGCCCGAAGGCGAGCGCGCCGGCGCCCTGCAACCGTTTGATGTCATCGTGGCCATGCGCGAGCGCACGCCGTTTCCGGCGCAGCTGGTCGAGGCCTTGCCCAGGCTGCGCCTGCTGGTCACCACCGGCCTGCGCAACCTGGCCATCGACATGGACGCCTGCACGCGCCAGGGCATCGTGGTGTGCGGAGCGCCGGGCAGCGCCGATGCCAACACCGCCACGGCCGAACTGGCCTGGGCGCACATCCTGGCGTTGTTCAAGAACCTGGTCACCGAAGACGCCAACATGCGCCGCGGGCTGTGGCAAACCGGCATGCCGCAGCCGCTGGCCGGCAAGTGCCTGGGCGTGCTGGGGTTGGGCAAGCTGGGCACGGCGGTGGCCCAGGTGGGCAAGGCCTTCGGCATGCAGGTGCAGGCCTGGAGCCCCAACCTGACGGCCGAGCGGGCCGAGGCCGCGGGCGTGGAATTCGTGCCCAAGCACGAACTGTTCGCCAATGCCGATGTCATCAGCGTGCACCTGATCCTCAGCGACCGTACGCGCAATGTGGTGGACGCCGCCGCGCTGGCCGCCATGAAGCCCACGGCCTTCCTGGTGAACACCTCGCGCGCCGGGCTGGTGGACCAGCCCGCGCTGCTGGACGCCCTGCGCAAGGGGCGCATCGCCGGCGCCGGCCTGGATGTCTACGCCGAAGAGCCGCTGCCGCCCACCGACACGCTGCGGGCGCTCGACAACGTGGTGCTGACGCCGCACCTGGGCTATGTCAGCCCCGAGAACTTCACCGCGTTCTACCGCAGCGCGCTCGAGGCCGTAAAAGCCTGGATGGCAGGCCAGCCAGTGCGCGTGCTGAACGCGTAG
- a CDS encoding DsbC family protein has protein sequence MNFRFSALLARALCVAGLALAWGAWAQQAPARQDQVYSTVPGSKAPAGKSYSTESVSDPAAQAVKERFAQRFTELSVTAVRRTPYGIFEVQLGGDLVYTDEKVTWVMEGPLIDAMTRRDVTRERQEKLGSVSFDQLPLDLAVKQVRGDGSRKMAIFEDPNCGYCKQLHKTLQNESNLTIYTFLYPILAPDSKTKSRDVWCAKDPAQAWEDWMQRGKAPATAECDAPIQQVLALGQKLMVRGTPAIFFQDGTRLNGAAPLEMIQARLGQ, from the coding sequence ATGAATTTCCGCTTTTCCGCCCTGTTGGCCCGCGCGCTGTGCGTGGCGGGGCTTGCCCTGGCATGGGGCGCCTGGGCCCAGCAGGCGCCCGCCAGGCAAGACCAGGTCTATTCCACGGTGCCAGGCTCGAAGGCGCCGGCCGGCAAGTCGTATTCCACCGAATCGGTGTCCGATCCGGCTGCCCAGGCCGTCAAGGAACGCTTCGCGCAGCGCTTCACCGAACTCAGCGTGACCGCCGTGCGCCGCACGCCCTATGGCATTTTCGAAGTCCAGCTGGGCGGCGACCTGGTCTATACCGATGAAAAGGTCACCTGGGTCATGGAGGGCCCGCTCATCGACGCCATGACGCGCCGCGACGTCACCCGCGAACGCCAGGAAAAACTCGGCTCGGTCTCCTTCGACCAGCTGCCGCTCGACCTGGCCGTCAAGCAGGTGCGCGGCGATGGCTCGCGCAAGATGGCCATCTTCGAAGACCCCAACTGCGGCTACTGCAAGCAATTGCACAAGACGCTGCAGAACGAGAGCAATCTCACCATCTACACCTTCCTGTATCCCATCCTGGCGCCCGATTCGAAAACCAAGTCGCGCGATGTCTGGTGCGCCAAAGATCCCGCCCAGGCCTGGGAAGACTGGATGCAGCGCGGCAAGGCGCCGGCCACCGCCGAGTGCGACGCGCCCATCCAGCAGGTGCTGGCGCTGGGCCAGAAGCTGATGGTGCGCGGCACCCCCGCGATCTTCTTCCAGGACGGCACCCGCCTGAATGGCGCCGCCCCGCTCGAAATGATCCAGGCCCGCCTGGGCCAATGA
- a CDS encoding UbiH/UbiF family hydroxylase has translation MTHQIVVCGAGIVGLASALALARRGQRVALLAPAATVPAADPDAYHPRVYAISPASQRFLAELGVWDAMPAARIMPVQAMEIHGDADGRVDLTAWQAAQPQLAWIVESGEIERVLMQAVRMFGIPWLPERCVGYRDGAVETSSGEWLRAELFVGADGAASPLRTAAGIPHTSVPYQDTGLVAHLDAELAHHGTAFQWFRDDGVLALLPLPDTSAGPQVSMVWSMRNAQAQSLQALAPEAQAAQLEQLLAHAAQGRLGRLRMRSKLHGFPLTLDQARMTAPGIALAGDAAHRVHPLAGQGLNLGLGDVEALARAVAGREPYRTAGDARVLRRYQRARAESVFAMRLATDGLYRLFGTRAAPLAWLRNAGMQWVDASPFLKRHLIDGASRN, from the coding sequence ATGACTCACCAGATCGTCGTCTGCGGAGCCGGCATCGTCGGCCTGGCCAGCGCGCTGGCCCTGGCGCGGCGCGGGCAGCGGGTGGCCCTGCTGGCGCCCGCCGCCACCGTGCCCGCCGCCGATCCCGACGCCTACCACCCGAGGGTCTACGCCATTTCGCCGGCCAGCCAGCGCTTTCTGGCCGAGCTGGGTGTCTGGGATGCCATGCCCGCGGCGCGCATCATGCCCGTGCAGGCCATGGAAATCCACGGCGACGCCGATGGCCGGGTCGACCTGACCGCCTGGCAGGCCGCCCAGCCGCAGCTGGCCTGGATCGTCGAGTCCGGCGAAATCGAACGCGTGCTGATGCAGGCCGTGCGCATGTTCGGCATTCCCTGGCTGCCCGAACGCTGCGTGGGCTATCGCGATGGCGCGGTGGAAACCAGCTCGGGCGAATGGTTGCGGGCCGAACTGTTCGTCGGCGCCGATGGCGCGGCCTCGCCGCTGCGCACGGCCGCCGGCATCCCGCATACCTCGGTGCCCTACCAGGACACCGGCCTGGTGGCGCACCTGGACGCCGAGCTCGCGCATCATGGCACCGCCTTCCAGTGGTTCCGCGACGACGGCGTGCTGGCCCTGCTGCCCCTGCCCGATACTTCGGCCGGGCCGCAGGTGTCGATGGTCTGGTCCATGCGCAACGCGCAGGCCCAGTCCTTGCAGGCCCTGGCCCCCGAGGCCCAGGCGGCGCAGCTCGAGCAGCTGCTGGCGCATGCCGCCCAGGGGCGCCTGGGCCGGTTGCGCATGCGCAGCAAGCTGCACGGCTTTCCGCTTACCCTCGACCAGGCCCGCATGACGGCCCCCGGCATCGCGCTGGCGGGCGATGCGGCGCATCGCGTGCACCCGCTGGCCGGGCAGGGGCTCAATCTGGGCCTGGGCGATGTCGAAGCCCTGGCCCGCGCGGTGGCCGGCCGCGAACCCTACCGCACGGCCGGCGATGCCCGCGTGCTGCGCCGCTATCAACGGGCCCGCGCCGAATCGGTATTCGCCATGCGCCTGGCCACCGATGGCCTGTATCGTCTGTTCGGCACACGTGCCGCGCCGCTGGCCTGGCTGCGCAATGCCGGCATGCAATGGGTCGACGCTTCCCCTTTCCTGAAACGCCACTTGATCGACGGGGCCTCGCGCAACTAG